The Dehalococcoidia bacterium genomic interval CGCCGACCTCGACGCCGCCGTGCGCCATGCGGCGGCCGCAGTGGCCGATGGCGCCGACATCATCGACGTGGGCGCCGAGAGCGCACGCGCCGACGTGCCGGCACGCGCACCCGGCGAGGAGGCAGAACTGGTTGGCGAAGCGATTCGTCGCATAAGCGCGGAGACGGGTGCGATCGTCTCCGTCGATACCTACAAGGGCGCCGTCGCCGATGCTGCGCTGGAGGCGGGAGCGCACATCGTCAACGACATTGGCGGATTCAAGATCGATGCCAGCACGACGCGAGCCGCCGCAAAACATGGCGCCGCGCTCGTGATCAACTACACGTATGAGCGGCCGAAGGTGCGTCCCGTAGAACCGCCCCGCTACGACGATCTCATTGCCGAACACCTCGCGCTCCTTAAGGAGCAGATCGCCGTCGCCGAGCGCGCCGGCCTCGCGCCCGATGCGGTGATCGTCGATCCCGGGATCGCGTTCGGAAAGTCACACGACGAGGACCTGCAGGTACTGCGACGGCTTCGCGAATTCACGTCGCTGGGACGCCCGGTCCTCGTCGCAGCTTCGCGGAAACACTTCATCGGCAGCGTGACAGGACTGCCACCGTCCGCGCGCGATATCGCGACCGTCGCGGTGACCGCGCTCGCGATTGCCGCCGGCGCCGACATTGTGCGGGTGCACGACGTGCGGGCGAACGTGGAAGCAGCGCGCATAGCCGACGCTATTGTGCGAAGCGCGCCGGGAGATTACGCGGCGACGGGGGAGTCGTGGCCTTGGGCGTCCAGCGCTCAGCCGATCGCCGGGACGACGATCCAGCCTCACGAACCGAAGACATAGGCACGCGCAGGCGCTAGCTGGTCATTCCCTCGAGGCCGACAAGCGCGCGACCGTGCTCTATCTCGCCCATATGGCGCAGACCGTGCTGGTAGACGAAGCATTCCAGGACGTCGAGCTTGCGGAGCGGCGCGTCGGGTCCGATGACGATGGCGCAGAAGATGTTCTGCATGTTCGGAGGCAACTTCGGCAGCAAGACCTGCTCGAGCGTCTCCTGATCGAGGGACGCCAACACGTTGTCGGTGCGCGCGAGCACCTGCTGCTGGTAGGCGCCCCACGCGTCGAGGTCTCCGAAACGCAGGTGCTGCATCTCGTCGATCGTCTCTTCGCGGCCCAACGCATCGACCGTGACGCCGACCCTCTCCGC includes:
- the folP gene encoding dihydropteroate synthase; its protein translation is MTSNGTVLRARDRIFPLGARTYIMAILNLTSDSFSGDGIGADLDAAVRHAAAAVADGADIIDVGAESARADVPARAPGEEAELVGEAIRRISAETGAIVSVDTYKGAVADAALEAGAHIVNDIGGFKIDASTTRAAAKHGAALVINYTYERPKVRPVEPPRYDDLIAEHLALLKEQIAVAERAGLAPDAVIVDPGIAFGKSHDEDLQVLRRLREFTSLGRPVLVAASRKHFIGSVTGLPPSARDIATVAVTALAIAAGADIVRVHDVRANVEAARIADAIVRSAPGDYAATGESWPWASSAQPIAGTTIQPHEPKT